The stretch of DNA TTAATATCTTTTAGAGCCTTTAATACCGCCGGAAAATCACATCTGCCCTGTCCAGGCGGCAGCCGGTCGCTGTCAGCAATATGAACATGGTGAAGTTTATCTGCCATACGGTATACATAGTCGCTTGCCACTTCATTTCGGTAGAGAGCATGGAATGTATCAAACATCACTTTCACGTTTGATGCACCTGTTTGCTCACTTAGAATCAGTGCATCATCTGCTGTTTCAATTAAATTACTGTCAGCAGGCGTTGGTTCAACGACCATAGTCACGCCAAGTTCTTTTGCATAGTTTGCCACATCCCCTAAACCTTCAAGGCTGTAGTTCCATGCATCTTGCTGAGATGTTCCGTGAACGACCCAGCCGGCAATCCACATAACTGTCGAGCATTCCCATTCATGAGCAAGGCGAACCACTTCTTTATAATGATTGATTGTAAATTCTCTTTCTTCCCGTAGCGGAGAGCTTGGGTTCATTCCCGGTCCTCCTCCAGGTGCAGGAAGCATTGCTGCCACTTTTAAATTTCTTTGTTTTAAAAGCGTTGAAATCTCTTGTCTTCGTTCTTTTGATAAATAGTCAGGCCAGGCGTGCGGACTGGCACAGCCGATCTCGATTGCATCATAGCCGAATGATGACAGCCGGTTAATCACGTCATCCAGCGGATAAGAAGGAACCCACGCTGGAAAACCGCTGTAAGGCCACGTATTAAAGGCAATACCTTTCATCTTCTCTCGCCCCTTTTGATTTTATTCCCAAACAAATACGGCTTTTTCCGTTTTTCTTTCA from Domibacillus sp. DTU_2020_1001157_1_SI_ALB_TIR_016 encodes:
- a CDS encoding sugar phosphate isomerase/epimerase family protein, which gives rise to MKGIAFNTWPYSGFPAWVPSYPLDDVINRLSSFGYDAIEIGCASPHAWPDYLSKERRQEISTLLKQRNLKVAAMLPAPGGGPGMNPSSPLREEREFTINHYKEVVRLAHEWECSTVMWIAGWVVHGTSQQDAWNYSLEGLGDVANYAKELGVTMVVEPTPADSNLIETADDALILSEQTGASNVKVMFDTFHALYRNEVASDYVYRMADKLHHVHIADSDRLPPGQGRCDFPAVLKALKDINYDGYLSMEVGFHTRQAEPDWYARTSIEYLKAELKKLD